Proteins encoded together in one Carya illinoinensis cultivar Pawnee chromosome 3, C.illinoinensisPawnee_v1, whole genome shotgun sequence window:
- the LOC122304481 gene encoding hexokinase-1-like isoform X1 — protein MGKVAVGATVVCAAAVCAAAALVVRHRIRSSGRWTRAMAILENFKEKCGTPIGKLRQVADAMTVEMHAGLASEGGSKLKMLISYVDNLPTGDEKGLFYALDLGGTNFRVLRVLLGGKGKHIINQEFDEVAIPPHLMTGNSEELFDYIAAALAKFVATEGDGFHPAPGRQRELGFTFSFPVRQLSISSGTLIKWTKGFNIEDVVGQDVVGELTKAMEKIGLDMRVAALVNDTIGTLAGGRYCNQDVIASVILGTGTNAAYVERAHAIPKWHGLLPKSGEMVINMEWGNFRSSHLPLTEYDEELDVESLNPGEQIFEKIISGMYLGDIVRRVLCRMAEEAAFFGDTVPPKLRIPFILRTPDMSVMHDDTSSDLRVVGSKLKDILEISNTSLKMREVIVELCDIVATRGAHLSAAGILGILKKLGRDVRDGKKQKSVIALDGGLYEHYTKFRISMESTLKELVGEEVAEHIVFEHSNDGSGAGAALLAASHSQYLGVEES, from the exons ATGGGGAAGGTGGCGGTCGGGGCGACGGTGGTGTGCGCAGCGGCTGTGTGTGCGGCGGCCGCTCTGGTGGTGCGCCACAGGATCAGGAGCTCGGGGAGGTGGACCCGTGCCATGGCGATCCTCGAGAACTTTAAGGAGAAATGTGGGACCCCCATCGGGAAGCTGAGACAAGTGGCTGATGCCATGACCGTTGAGATGCACGCTGGTCTCGCGTCGGAGGGTGGTAGCAAGCTCAAGATGCTAATCAGCTAcgttgataacctacccactgg GGATGAGAAAGGTCTTTTTTATGCATTGGACCTTGGAGGGACAAATTTTCGTGTTCTACGAGTACTGTTAGGTGGGAAAGGCAAACACATTATCAATCAAGAATTTGATGAAGTTGCGATTCCTCCACATTTGATGACGGGGAATTCAGAA gaattatttgattatatagCTGCAGCTCTTGCAAAATTTGTTGCTACGGAAGGTGACGGGTTTCATCCAGCACCTGGTAGACAAAGGGAGCTTGGTTTTACCTTCTCATTCCCTGTGAGGCAATTATCAATTTCATCAGGGACATTGATAAAATGGACAAAAGGATTCAACATTGAAGATGTG GTTGGACAAGATGTGGTCGGAGAATTGACCAAAGCCATGGAAAAGATTGGCCTAGATATGCGTGTAGCAGCTCTG GTCAATGACACAATTGGAACATTAGCAGGAGGTAGATACTGCAATCAGGATGTCATTGCTAGTGTCATTTTGGGCACTGGAACAAATGCGGCATATGTAGAACGGGCACATGCTATCCCTAAGTGGCATGGCCTTCTTCCTAAATCCGGAGAGATG GTTATCAATATGGAGTGGGGTAACTTCCGGTCATCACACCTTCCTCTAACAGAATATGATGAAGAACTGGATGTTGAGAGTTTAAACCCTGGAGAACAG ATCTTCGAGAAGATAATTTCTGGTATGTATTTAGGGGACATTGTACGCAGGGTTTTGTGCAGGATGGCTGAAGAAGCTGCCTTTTTTGGTGATACTGTTCCACCCAAACTGAGAATTCCTTTCATACTAAG GACTCCAGACATGTCTGTGATGCATGATGACACTTCTTCAGATCTGAGAGTGGTTGGGAGCAAATTGAAGGATATCTTAGAG aTATCTAATACATCCCTGAAAATGAGAGAAGTTATTGTGGAGCTTTGTGACATTGTTGCCACACGTGGGGCCCACCTATCTGCTGCTGGGATCTTGGGCATCCTCAAGAAGTTGGGAAGAGATGTAAGGGATGGGAAGAAGCAGAAGTCAGTGATAGCTCTGGATGGAGGGTTGTATGAGCACTACACTAAATTCAGAATCTCTATGGAGAGTACACTCAAGGAGTTGGTGGGAGAGGAAGTTGCCGAGCACATTGTATTTGAGCACTCTAACGATGGATCTGGGGCTGGAGCTGCCCTCCTTGCTGCCTCTCATTCCCAATACCTTGGGGTAGAGGAATCATGA
- the LOC122304481 gene encoding hexokinase-2-like isoform X2 — MPIAYFHSNFTRDEKGLFYALDLGGTNFRVLRVLLGGKGKHIINQEFDEVAIPPHLMTGNSEELFDYIAAALAKFVATEGDGFHPAPGRQRELGFTFSFPVRQLSISSGTLIKWTKGFNIEDVVGQDVVGELTKAMEKIGLDMRVAALVNDTIGTLAGGRYCNQDVIASVILGTGTNAAYVERAHAIPKWHGLLPKSGEMVINMEWGNFRSSHLPLTEYDEELDVESLNPGEQIFEKIISGMYLGDIVRRVLCRMAEEAAFFGDTVPPKLRIPFILRTPDMSVMHDDTSSDLRVVGSKLKDILEISNTSLKMREVIVELCDIVATRGAHLSAAGILGILKKLGRDVRDGKKQKSVIALDGGLYEHYTKFRISMESTLKELVGEEVAEHIVFEHSNDGSGAGAALLAASHSQYLGVEES; from the exons ATGCCTATTGCTtactttcattctaattttacTAGGGATGAGAAAGGTCTTTTTTATGCATTGGACCTTGGAGGGACAAATTTTCGTGTTCTACGAGTACTGTTAGGTGGGAAAGGCAAACACATTATCAATCAAGAATTTGATGAAGTTGCGATTCCTCCACATTTGATGACGGGGAATTCAGAA gaattatttgattatatagCTGCAGCTCTTGCAAAATTTGTTGCTACGGAAGGTGACGGGTTTCATCCAGCACCTGGTAGACAAAGGGAGCTTGGTTTTACCTTCTCATTCCCTGTGAGGCAATTATCAATTTCATCAGGGACATTGATAAAATGGACAAAAGGATTCAACATTGAAGATGTG GTTGGACAAGATGTGGTCGGAGAATTGACCAAAGCCATGGAAAAGATTGGCCTAGATATGCGTGTAGCAGCTCTG GTCAATGACACAATTGGAACATTAGCAGGAGGTAGATACTGCAATCAGGATGTCATTGCTAGTGTCATTTTGGGCACTGGAACAAATGCGGCATATGTAGAACGGGCACATGCTATCCCTAAGTGGCATGGCCTTCTTCCTAAATCCGGAGAGATG GTTATCAATATGGAGTGGGGTAACTTCCGGTCATCACACCTTCCTCTAACAGAATATGATGAAGAACTGGATGTTGAGAGTTTAAACCCTGGAGAACAG ATCTTCGAGAAGATAATTTCTGGTATGTATTTAGGGGACATTGTACGCAGGGTTTTGTGCAGGATGGCTGAAGAAGCTGCCTTTTTTGGTGATACTGTTCCACCCAAACTGAGAATTCCTTTCATACTAAG GACTCCAGACATGTCTGTGATGCATGATGACACTTCTTCAGATCTGAGAGTGGTTGGGAGCAAATTGAAGGATATCTTAGAG aTATCTAATACATCCCTGAAAATGAGAGAAGTTATTGTGGAGCTTTGTGACATTGTTGCCACACGTGGGGCCCACCTATCTGCTGCTGGGATCTTGGGCATCCTCAAGAAGTTGGGAAGAGATGTAAGGGATGGGAAGAAGCAGAAGTCAGTGATAGCTCTGGATGGAGGGTTGTATGAGCACTACACTAAATTCAGAATCTCTATGGAGAGTACACTCAAGGAGTTGGTGGGAGAGGAAGTTGCCGAGCACATTGTATTTGAGCACTCTAACGATGGATCTGGGGCTGGAGCTGCCCTCCTTGCTGCCTCTCATTCCCAATACCTTGGGGTAGAGGAATCATGA